One genomic segment of Primulina tabacum isolate GXHZ01 chromosome 9, ASM2559414v2, whole genome shotgun sequence includes these proteins:
- the LOC142504302 gene encoding glutathione S-transferase T3-like, whose amino-acid sequence MPFISPTENESATPTFVPETQLSDRESPVELANLEKTDFGAEGRRKWSTWTKVEDEVLARSFVTISDDPFIGNDQKTDAFWGRVANYYNENRPAVYRFNANYNSIYSAYRSGHSDEDILRLAYEKYRDENNGVAFNLEHVWRVVKDRPMFTLQSVDHVVGTKKARTSESGASNTSSNQDSSLYVDLNEDETRPVGQKASKRKGKGKMKSDIEGMTINLDNMFAKFTEYISVKMVEVEMKQKQLEVEEIKAKAAEMKAKATLGKVQLQEYAILSKDTSQMTGEQLIIHEHL is encoded by the exons ATGCCTTTTATATCTCCGACGGAAAATGAATCGGCCACTCCGACTTTTGTCCCCGAGACTCAACTGTCCGATCGTGAATCTCCGGTTGAACTCGCAAATTTGGAGAAGACGGATTTTGGTGCTGAGGGTAGGAGAAAATGGTCAACCTGGACAAAAGTTGAAGATGAGGTCTTAGCGAGATCGTTTGTCACTATCAGTGACGACCCATTCATAGGCAATGATCAAAAGACGGATGCTTTTTGGGGACGTGTTGCAAACTACTACAATGAGAATCGTCCTGCAG TGTATCGCTTCAATGCAAATTACAATAGCATTTATAGTGCGTATCGTAGCGGCCATAGTGACGAGGATATATTACGGCTTGCGTATGAAAAATACCGCGATGAAAATAATGGCGTTGCATTTAACCTCGAGCATGTGTGGAGAGTCGTAAAAGACCGTCCAATGTTTACTCTGCAGTCCGTTGATCACGTTGTTGGCACGAAAAAAGCGAGGACGTCGGAGTCGGGAGCAAGCAACACATCATCCAACCAAGATTCGAGTTTATATGTAGACCTAAACGAAGATGAAACTCGTCCAGTTGGTCAGAAGGCATCAAAAAGAAAGGGAAAAGGCAAAATGAAATCGGACATTGAAGGTATGACAATAAATTTGGACAATATGTTTGCAAAGTTTACTGAGTATATAAGTGTAAAAATGGTTGAAGTTGAAATGAAACAAAAACAACTCGAAGTCGAGGAGATAAAGGCAAAAGCTGCCGAGATGAAGGCAAAAGCTACCTTAGGCAAAGTTCAACTACAGGAATACGCAATTCTTTCGAAGGACACTTCACAAATGACAGGGGAGCAACTTATCATCCACGAACATCTATAA
- the LOC142554996 gene encoding uncharacterized protein LOC142554996, with the protein MNIPQLSKDAHNESPHDIHASTTTKGNSTTVDEFKYGFPFHGLSSISYKWWGSKLNSGNSQQSQIPDTKETRQLPKSSVDAAANSSSVDVKMSEVKASLTDVDSQWTSSLTALRKRAVEDGRKSLKLGVYKGYGVKNLDRAQKMALVQIFRSPLPGGWENQLQVLSSFSR; encoded by the coding sequence ATGAATATTCCACAGCTAAGTAAGGATGCACATAACGAAAGCCCTCATGATATCCACGCCTCAACAACCACCAAAGGGAATTCCACAACTGTGGATGAATTCAAATATGGATTCCCATTTCATGGCTTGTCAAGCATCTCATATAAATGGTGGGGGAGCAAACTCAATTCTGGCAACAGCCAACAAAGTCAAATTCCAGATACCAAGGAAACACGGCAACTACCTAAAAGCTCAGTGGATGCTGCTGCTAATTCATCATCAGTAGATGTAAAAATGTCGGAAGTCAAGGCAAGCTTAACAGATGTGGATTCTCAGTGGACAAGTTCGCTCACAGCTTTGAGGAAGAGAGCTGTCGAAGATGGTCGAAAATCATTAAAACTTGGAGTTTACAAAGGATATGGTGTGAAAAACCTTGATAGGGCCCAAAAAATGGCGCTTGTCCAGATATTCAGATCACCATTGCCTGGTGGTTGGGAAAATCAGCTTCAGGTGCTTTCA